In the Desulfitibacter alkalitolerans DSM 16504 genome, one interval contains:
- a CDS encoding glucuronate isomerase, whose amino-acid sequence MRITDLSQLRNILNKEISEIKVTDIHTHIYSADFKGLFLWGIDELLTYHYVLAEYFRVSDMDYGRFFKLSKEEQANLIWQELFVNRSPISEAQRGVITVLDKLGLDVSSKDIDYLRAYFKSMNINEYLTRVFDLAGVRCVVMTNDPFDKEEASIWNKTGNSDSRFKAALRIDPLLNNYQETYKDLKGMGYNVELDLSTESLEEIKRFLFEWATKIQALYMAVSLPPDFIMEDKSTRTHIIKKCVMPVCAELNIPMALMIGVKRGVNSKLELAADSLGKASIKPVEYLCKNYPKNKFMVTMLSRENQHELAVTARKFRNLMVFGCWWFTNIPSIVEEITKMRIELLGASFIPQHSDVRVLEQLIYKWEHSRQIIANVLLEKYSYLVKSNWEVTEEDIKRDIDALFNKNFWDFIDAKFTA is encoded by the coding sequence GTGAGAATTACAGATTTAAGTCAATTAAGAAACATTTTAAATAAAGAAATATCCGAAATAAAAGTTACAGATATCCATACCCACATTTATTCAGCAGACTTTAAAGGGCTTTTTTTATGGGGTATAGATGAATTACTGACATATCATTATGTGCTTGCAGAGTACTTCAGAGTGTCTGACATGGACTATGGAAGGTTTTTTAAGCTTTCTAAAGAGGAACAGGCGAACTTAATATGGCAGGAGCTCTTTGTAAATCGCTCGCCAATTAGCGAAGCCCAAAGGGGTGTTATAACAGTACTTGATAAACTGGGGTTAGATGTATCATCTAAGGATATAGATTATCTAAGAGCATACTTTAAGTCCATGAATATAAATGAATACTTAACCAGGGTGTTTGACCTTGCTGGAGTAAGGTGTGTGGTGATGACAAACGACCCCTTTGATAAAGAAGAAGCCAGCATCTGGAATAAAACAGGCAATAGCGATTCAAGGTTTAAAGCAGCTTTAAGAATTGATCCTTTGCTTAATAACTATCAAGAAACATATAAAGACCTGAAAGGGATGGGTTATAATGTTGAGCTGGATTTAAGCACAGAAAGCCTGGAAGAAATTAAAAGATTTTTATTTGAATGGGCCACAAAAATTCAGGCACTATATATGGCCGTATCTCTGCCTCCAGATTTTATTATGGAGGATAAGTCTACTAGGACCCATATAATTAAAAAATGTGTAATGCCAGTTTGCGCAGAGCTTAATATCCCAATGGCATTGATGATAGGAGTCAAAAGGGGGGTTAACAGCAAACTTGAATTAGCCGCAGATTCTCTAGGCAAAGCATCTATCAAACCCGTAGAGTATTTATGCAAAAACTATCCTAAAAATAAATTTATGGTAACAATGCTCTCAAGAGAAAACCAGCATGAATTAGCTGTAACAGCTAGAAAATTTAGAAACCTAATGGTGTTTGGCTGCTGGTGGTTTACCAATATCCCCAGCATTGTTGAGGAAATTACAAAAATGCGTATAGAACTTCTTGGAGCATCCTTTATCCCCCAGCATTCAGATGTAAGGGTTCTTGAGCAGCTAATTTATAAATGGGAGCATTCCAGACAAATCATAGCCAATGTTCTCCTGGAAAAGTATTCGTATCTGGTAAAAAGTAATTGGGAAGTAACAGAGGAAGATATTAAAAGAGACATTGATGCTCTTTTCAATAAAAATTTTTGGGATTTCATAGACGCAAAATTTACTGCTTAG
- a CDS encoding mannitol dehydrogenase family protein has protein sequence MTLKLSIESLKEREPWTEAEIELPKFDYEKMVVETMENPKWVHFGAGNIFRGFIAMLQQKVLNMGMDNTGIIAVEAYDYEIIDKIYKPHDNLGLLVIMNGNGILEKTVVGSIADTLAADVNRKSDWSKLKEIFKKPSLQMASLTITEKGYSLKDASDEFFEDVQRDIVNGPENPTHIMSKIVSLAYIRYKNGELPIAFVSMDNCSHNGDILHKSLKTIADEWVKNGLIERGFLAYIDDPSKVAFPWSMIDKITPRPSESVKAYLDSIGFTDTEIVCTDKNTFIAPFVNAEGPEYLVIEDNFPNGRMPLELVGVFFTDRDTVDKVEKMKVCTCLNPLHTTLAVFGCLLGYKLIADEMKDSCLKRLVEGVGYDEGLPVVIVPGIFSPKEFIKEVIEERFPNPYIPDTPQRIITDTSQKMAIRFGETIKAYRDRDDLEPAELKYIPLVIAGWCRYLLGLDDEGKEMELSPDPMAEELRAYTAEIKLGHVETVGEKLRHVLSNEALFGLNLYEVGLGEKIEEYFKEMIAGKNSVRETLRKHLDKC, from the coding sequence TTGACATTGAAATTGAGCATAGAGAGTTTAAAAGAAAGGGAACCATGGACTGAAGCAGAAATAGAACTGCCAAAATTTGATTATGAAAAGATGGTAGTTGAAACAATGGAAAACCCAAAATGGGTGCACTTTGGAGCAGGTAATATTTTTAGAGGATTTATTGCCATGCTGCAGCAAAAAGTTCTAAACATGGGCATGGACAATACAGGAATTATTGCAGTAGAGGCATACGATTATGAAATTATTGATAAAATCTATAAACCTCATGACAACCTTGGCCTGCTGGTTATTATGAATGGTAATGGTATATTAGAGAAGACGGTAGTTGGGAGTATAGCCGATACACTGGCAGCAGATGTTAACAGAAAAAGTGACTGGTCTAAGCTAAAAGAGATTTTTAAAAAACCATCACTGCAGATGGCCAGCTTAACTATAACTGAAAAGGGTTATAGCTTAAAAGATGCATCAGATGAATTTTTTGAAGATGTTCAAAGAGATATTGTTAACGGCCCCGAAAATCCAACACATATAATGTCCAAGATTGTTTCTCTTGCATACATTAGATACAAAAATGGAGAGCTCCCCATTGCCTTTGTCAGCATGGATAATTGTTCCCATAACGGTGATATTCTTCATAAATCACTCAAAACCATTGCAGATGAGTGGGTAAAAAATGGCTTAATTGAAAGGGGATTTCTTGCATACATTGATGACCCAAGTAAAGTTGCTTTCCCATGGTCCATGATTGATAAGATTACACCTAGACCATCTGAGAGTGTAAAAGCATATCTGGATTCTATTGGTTTTACGGACACAGAAATTGTTTGTACAGATAAGAATACCTTTATAGCTCCCTTTGTTAATGCTGAAGGTCCGGAATACCTGGTTATAGAAGACAATTTTCCAAATGGGCGAATGCCCCTGGAGCTAGTTGGGGTTTTTTTTACAGATAGAGACACAGTAGACAAAGTAGAAAAGATGAAGGTCTGTACATGCCTTAATCCACTTCATACAACACTAGCAGTATTTGGCTGCTTACTAGGGTATAAGCTTATAGCAGATGAAATGAAAGATAGCTGTTTGAAAAGGTTGGTTGAAGGAGTTGGGTATGATGAAGGCCTGCCGGTTGTAATAGTTCCAGGTATATTTAGTCCCAAGGAATTTATTAAAGAAGTAATAGAAGAGAGATTTCCCAATCCATATATTCCAGATACACCGCAGAGGATAATTACTGACACCTCACAGAAGATGGCTATAAGATTTGGGGAAACAATAAAGGCTTACCGTGATAGAGATGATTTAGAACCTGCAGAACTCAAATATATCCCCCTTGTGATTGCTGGATGGTGTAGATATCTATTAGGCCTTGATGATGAGGGCAAGGAAATGGAGCTTAGTCCTGATCCAATGGCAGAAGAGTTAAGGGCATATACTGCAGAAATCAAATTAGGCCATGTGGAAACTGTTGGAGAGAAGCTGCGACATGTTCTTTCAAATGAAGCTTTATTTGGATTAAATCTATACGAAGTTGGTTTGGGAGAAAAGATTGAGGAATACTTCAAGGAAATGATAGCAGGTAAAAATTCCGTCAGAGAAACACTTCGGAAACATTTGGATAAATGTTAG
- the uxuA gene encoding mannonate dehydratase, whose amino-acid sequence MKMTFRWYGDDDQVPLEYIRQIPGMYGIVSAVYDVPVGEVWPLDKIKALKDKVEKHGLALEVIESVPVHEDIKMGLPSRNRLIENYGQTLRNLSRAGIKVVCYNFMPVFDWTRSQLDYELADGSSVLIYDEEDVKRMNPATGDLNLPGWDTSYTRESIQAVLEKYQSISEEDLWANLKYFLERIIKTAEEVNIKMAIHPDDPPWSIFGLPRIITSKENLERFINLVDSPCNGLTLCSGSLGVSFDNDIPAIIRHFGAKGKIHFAHVRNVKITGDKCFEEASHKSSDGSLDMVEIMKAYHDVGFDGYVRPDHGRMIWGEKGRPGYGLYDRALGAVYLNGIWETLEKTCR is encoded by the coding sequence ATGAAAATGACCTTTAGGTGGTATGGAGATGACGATCAGGTGCCATTGGAGTACATCAGGCAGATTCCTGGAATGTATGGTATTGTATCAGCTGTGTATGATGTGCCTGTTGGAGAGGTATGGCCCCTTGATAAAATAAAAGCACTTAAAGATAAGGTAGAAAAACATGGTCTGGCATTAGAAGTAATTGAAAGCGTTCCGGTGCATGAAGACATTAAAATGGGCTTGCCATCACGGAATCGACTTATTGAAAATTACGGCCAGACATTAAGAAATCTCTCAAGGGCAGGAATTAAAGTTGTGTGCTATAACTTCATGCCGGTTTTTGACTGGACTAGATCCCAGCTTGATTATGAGCTTGCAGATGGTTCATCAGTTCTAATATATGATGAAGAAGATGTAAAGAGGATGAATCCTGCCACAGGAGACTTAAATCTACCTGGTTGGGATACCAGCTATACAAGGGAGAGCATTCAAGCCGTTCTTGAGAAGTACCAATCCATATCAGAAGAAGACCTTTGGGCTAATTTAAAGTATTTTTTAGAACGTATTATTAAAACAGCTGAAGAGGTCAACATTAAAATGGCTATTCATCCAGACGATCCCCCATGGTCAATTTTTGGTCTACCAAGGATAATAACCAGCAAGGAAAACCTGGAAAGATTCATCAATCTAGTAGACAGCCCTTGCAATGGACTTACATTGTGCTCGGGATCCCTAGGTGTATCTTTTGATAATGATATTCCTGCTATAATACGTCATTTTGGAGCAAAGGGTAAAATTCATTTTGCCCATGTGAGAAATGTGAAAATAACTGGTGATAAGTGTTTTGAAGAAGCCTCCCACAAAAGCTCAGATGGTTCCCTTGACATGGTTGAAATAATGAAAGCATATCATGACGTTGGCTTTGATGGTTATGTTCGTCCGGATCATGGTAGAATGATCTGGGGTGAAAAAGGACGCCCAGGCTATGGGCTCTATGACAGAGCACTAGGTGCAGTCTACCTCAATGGTATATGGGAAACTCTTGAAAAGACATGTAGATAG
- a CDS encoding sensor histidine kinase has translation MKISFFVNKSIKFRLVIILLIIVLTIIFGLGVSMYNQQVIAKEFNRFISNNTSMNLLSMEIKRAEESLEKYLRSRNMNDWFDYNTSNIRITHTLGGIRSEIGDDNKNLFYFRTLSNMHELQQELAEELIGYEELKPEVYSKISYLRTLYSFMDKQAQELAISYLELSSSQYSEILERSQENTNRIFAVILTFSTMAIMLSVILTLDITSTLSRLSSSARQLSHGNFDVPDIKSSNYEELNTLATAFNNMKKDIKSYIHELHEKVEIELQLNEEKLNNIEKSKLLKEAQLLTLQMQMNPHFLFNTLNMISRMAMFEDNATTIKLIEAISEIVRYNLENKGKVVPLEKELDVVRAYTYIQEMRYQDRMSLSLNINGDVSHVTIPPMILQPIVENAVKHGLRDTNKDGMISIDVNNIQGYVTISVTDNGVGIAPGDLENILAGNPSEDKSDSRTSIGIVNVKNRLELHFEQQNLFDIKSSPGQGTTVTIKVPLEGEVLTDA, from the coding sequence ATGAAAATCAGCTTTTTTGTAAATAAATCAATTAAATTTAGACTGGTAATAATCTTATTAATCATTGTCTTAACAATAATATTTGGCTTGGGTGTGTCTATGTATAACCAACAAGTCATAGCCAAGGAATTTAATCGCTTCATAAGTAATAACACAAGCATGAACCTTTTATCAATGGAGATTAAAAGAGCGGAGGAGAGCTTAGAAAAATATCTAAGAAGCAGGAATATGAACGACTGGTTTGATTACAACACCAGCAATATTAGAATTACACATACCTTAGGGGGAATCCGCAGCGAAATAGGAGACGATAACAAAAATCTATTCTACTTCCGTACTTTAAGTAACATGCATGAGCTGCAGCAGGAATTAGCTGAGGAATTGATAGGCTATGAAGAACTTAAGCCAGAAGTGTACTCAAAAATATCTTATCTAAGGACATTATATTCATTCATGGACAAGCAGGCACAGGAATTAGCTATATCTTACCTGGAATTGAGCAGTTCTCAGTATAGTGAGATATTAGAGAGGTCTCAGGAAAACACCAATAGAATTTTTGCTGTAATCCTTACTTTTAGTACCATGGCCATAATGCTGTCTGTGATTCTCACTTTGGATATCACATCAACATTAAGCAGGTTATCTTCTAGTGCAAGGCAGCTGTCCCATGGGAACTTTGATGTGCCCGACATTAAATCAAGCAATTATGAAGAATTAAACACCTTAGCAACTGCCTTTAACAACATGAAAAAGGATATTAAATCATATATCCATGAACTACATGAAAAAGTAGAGATAGAATTACAATTAAATGAAGAAAAGCTCAATAATATTGAAAAAAGCAAGTTGCTGAAGGAAGCGCAGCTATTGACACTGCAGATGCAGATGAACCCCCATTTTCTTTTCAATACGCTAAACATGATAAGCAGAATGGCCATGTTTGAGGACAATGCTACCACTATCAAGTTAATTGAAGCTATTTCAGAGATAGTTCGCTATAATCTAGAGAATAAAGGAAAGGTGGTACCCCTAGAAAAAGAGCTGGATGTGGTTAGGGCCTATACTTATATTCAGGAAATGAGATACCAGGACAGGATGTCCTTATCTTTGAATATAAACGGTGACGTAAGCCATGTTACCATCCCTCCCATGATATTGCAGCCAATTGTTGAAAATGCCGTCAAACATGGTTTAAGGGATACCAATAAGGATGGAATGATTAGTATTGATGTAAATAATATACAAGGATATGTTACAATTTCCGTAACTGACAATGGAGTAGGAATAGCCCCTGGTGACCTAGAGAATATTTTAGCCGGCAATCCATCTGAAGACAAGTCCGATAGCAGGACGAGCATTGGTATTGTAAACGTAAAAAATAGACTAGAACTGCATTTTGAACAACAAAACCTTTTTGATATCAAGAGCAGCCCAGGACAAGGCACAACAGTTACGATTAAGGTACCATTAGAAGGGGAGGTGTTGACTGATGCTTAG
- a CDS encoding response regulator, translating into MLRLLIAEDELIERKSLRFLISKYYQGEIEIVGEAADGKHAHELAVELKPDIILMDIQMPLMDGLQASEMIKANHPDVEILILTAYSYFDYAKKAIGIGISDYLVKPYSDEKLCEAMDKIIQEIRTKKSQRLKNKELQKQVKSLRFFIEKEIILDIIHGANLTQGKIEMYKSMLNIQDETAACMIIRTETDHSLQNDKLLRAAKDHLKSYAKGLIGFSFYKDMVLVLYGDQINTAINSGPFKDAVSSLELYLKQNYELTISIGLGSVSSSFSEMHLSYAQAREYLDIKLTKGSADKNRSFIYEKELHLCESIINQDLDGAIKVFKELFYYCKGLPNLNINNYVKQLTVLIDRNINQFFGHGFKLKDVEIIHGEIDNLTDSKEMIIYFEKLLSDMVLTITEHKKDRTQQVIHVVKEYIDDNYADSSLSLNQVADYIGISSFYLSKCFKKVEGINFKEYLIKVRINRAKHLMRVEKKTVQEAAFAVGYTDPNYFSRAFKNYVGVSPKEYTNK; encoded by the coding sequence ATGCTTAGACTGCTCATTGCAGAAGACGAGCTTATTGAGAGAAAATCTCTAAGGTTTCTTATATCCAAGTATTATCAAGGGGAGATAGAGATTGTTGGTGAGGCAGCAGATGGAAAACATGCCCATGAGCTTGCTGTAGAATTAAAACCGGACATTATTCTAATGGACATCCAGATGCCATTAATGGACGGACTGCAGGCTTCAGAAATGATTAAGGCCAACCATCCAGATGTTGAGATACTTATTCTAACGGCATACAGCTATTTTGACTATGCTAAAAAAGCCATAGGAATCGGAATAAGCGATTATTTGGTCAAACCATACTCGGATGAAAAGCTCTGTGAAGCAATGGATAAAATTATTCAAGAGATTAGAACGAAAAAGAGTCAACGGCTTAAAAATAAGGAACTCCAAAAACAGGTAAAAAGTCTCAGGTTCTTCATAGAAAAGGAAATAATCTTAGACATCATTCATGGAGCTAACTTGACACAAGGTAAAATCGAAATGTATAAAAGCATGTTAAACATTCAGGATGAAACGGCAGCTTGCATGATCATTAGAACTGAAACTGACCACAGCCTACAGAATGATAAACTACTAAGGGCAGCTAAAGACCATCTGAAGTCTTATGCAAAGGGACTAATAGGCTTTAGCTTTTACAAGGACATGGTTTTAGTGCTATATGGTGACCAAATAAATACTGCCATCAACAGTGGCCCATTTAAAGATGCAGTTAGTAGCCTTGAATTATATCTAAAGCAAAACTATGAACTTACGATTAGTATTGGCCTAGGTTCTGTTTCCTCCAGCTTTTCTGAGATGCATTTATCCTATGCCCAAGCGAGAGAATATCTTGATATCAAGCTCACTAAAGGTAGTGCTGATAAAAACAGGTCCTTTATCTACGAAAAGGAATTACATTTATGCGAGAGCATAATTAACCAGGATCTAGATGGAGCCATTAAGGTCTTTAAAGAGTTATTTTATTATTGTAAGGGCCTACCAAATTTAAATATAAATAACTATGTTAAGCAGTTGACAGTATTAATTGATAGAAACATTAACCAGTTTTTCGGACATGGTTTCAAATTAAAAGATGTTGAAATTATTCATGGTGAAATTGATAATCTAACAGATTCTAAAGAGATGATAATTTATTTCGAAAAACTCCTTAGCGATATGGTTTTAACGATTACTGAACATAAAAAGGATCGGACACAGCAGGTAATTCATGTGGTCAAGGAATATATTGATGACAATTATGCAGACAGCAGCCTGTCGCTAAATCAAGTAGCAGATTATATTGGCATAAGCTCTTTTTATCTAAGTAAATGTTTTAAAAAGGTAGAAGGTATAAACTTTAAGGAGTATTTAATCAAGGTTAGAATTAATAGAGCTAAACACCTGATGAGGGTGGAGAAGAAAACAGTTCAAGAGGCTGCTTTTGCAGTGGGATATACAGATCCTAACTATTTTAGCAGAGCCTTTAAAAACTATGTTGGGGTTTCTCCGAAGGAGTATACAAACAAATAA
- a CDS encoding TRAP transporter substrate-binding protein, whose protein sequence is MLFKRNGIVLLTFILLIGLAFLVGGCGGNTANNPEPSPAQPVKEEKIVLKLGELNPDTHVMTIAFREFARIVEDKTDGRIVVEVFPAGQLGDQQTMIQALQMGALDIYRTNPSFLADLGMEKMNVFHLPFLFRDVDHCWDVLNGPIGEEFLRVVDDSDRKMIGFGYFAESPRNFFFRNKVVTSIADMKGLKIRVPQSQMYLDIVEAFGASPTPLAYAELYSALQTGVVDGAENPLTGYFVNKFYEVAPYYTLNGHELAPSVIMFSELSWRKLSESDQTLLRESMREAERYMRSLSAQKDKEAIDAMLAAGVTISEIDNHQEWVDAVTPLYEKYGAKYLDVIERIQNVK, encoded by the coding sequence ATGTTGTTTAAAAGAAATGGAATAGTCTTGTTAACGTTTATTCTCTTAATTGGGTTAGCCTTTTTAGTTGGTGGATGTGGAGGAAACACAGCAAACAATCCAGAGCCAAGCCCAGCTCAACCAGTTAAGGAGGAGAAGATTGTATTAAAACTAGGTGAGTTAAATCCAGATACACATGTTATGACTATAGCTTTTAGAGAGTTCGCAAGAATCGTAGAGGATAAAACAGATGGAAGAATTGTTGTTGAGGTGTTTCCTGCAGGTCAGTTAGGCGATCAGCAGACCATGATCCAAGCATTGCAAATGGGAGCGCTAGATATTTACAGGACAAATCCATCCTTTTTAGCAGACCTTGGAATGGAAAAAATGAACGTTTTTCACCTGCCATTTCTATTTAGAGATGTAGATCACTGCTGGGATGTATTAAATGGACCCATTGGTGAGGAGTTTTTAAGGGTAGTTGATGACTCAGACAGAAAAATGATTGGCTTTGGTTACTTTGCTGAAAGTCCACGTAACTTTTTCTTTAGGAACAAGGTGGTAACCAGTATAGCTGACATGAAGGGTTTAAAGATTAGGGTCCCACAAAGTCAGATGTATTTGGATATTGTTGAAGCATTTGGAGCAAGTCCAACTCCCTTAGCCTATGCTGAGCTTTATAGTGCATTACAAACAGGTGTTGTAGATGGAGCAGAAAACCCACTTACAGGTTATTTCGTAAACAAATTCTATGAAGTAGCACCCTACTATACTTTAAATGGACATGAACTAGCTCCAAGTGTGATTATGTTCTCTGAATTGAGCTGGAGAAAACTTAGTGAAAGTGACCAAACATTACTTAGAGAATCCATGAGAGAAGCTGAAAGGTATATGCGCTCATTATCTGCTCAAAAGGATAAGGAAGCCATTGATGCCATGCTGGCAGCAGGTGTAACAATATCTGAAATTGATAATCATCAGGAGTGGGTTGATGCAGTAACTCCCTTATATGAAAAATATGGTGCAAAATACCTGGATGTTATTGAAAGAATTCAGAATGTAAAATAG
- a CDS encoding TRAP transporter small permease, which yields MSKIYDKIYSFVFSLCKLMLLLKIIVVSYIVYGRFILNKTPAWGETLALMLMVWFSLLSTGLALKDEAHIRMSLVDLFAPEKVMRYLQKFYYVVILGFTIFMITAGYQLIQLSSLSVIPGLKIKSSYLFGAVFVSGIFIFVTILEKVRTEL from the coding sequence ATGTCAAAAATTTACGACAAAATATACTCATTTGTCTTTAGCCTATGTAAGCTTATGCTCCTACTAAAAATTATTGTGGTAAGCTACATAGTTTATGGCAGATTCATATTAAACAAAACTCCAGCATGGGGAGAAACACTGGCTTTAATGCTAATGGTGTGGTTTTCGCTATTGAGTACTGGTCTAGCACTAAAGGATGAAGCACATATTAGGATGAGCCTTGTAGATTTGTTTGCTCCTGAAAAAGTTATGAGGTATTTGCAGAAATTTTATTATGTTGTTATTTTGGGATTTACCATATTCATGATAACTGCTGGCTATCAATTAATACAGCTTTCATCTCTAAGTGTAATACCAGGCTTGAAAATTAAATCAAGCTATCTCTTTGGAGCAGTATTTGTATCAGGGATTTTTATATTTGTCACCATATTGGAGAAAGTGAGGACAGAACTATGA
- a CDS encoding TRAP transporter large permease: MITDPTAVALLIGTFFILIVLGVHIAFAIGVATVITTIYIGIPLMTVAQNMVKGINVYAIMAVPFFIVAGEIMGSGGISRRLIELSNALIGWVRGGLAMVNIMASMFFGGISGSSAADTSSIGSVLIPMMKKAGYDGEFSTAVTMTSSVQGILIPPSHNMVLFALVVGGVSIGELFLAGLVPGLFLGLVLMIFVYFISKKRNYPMGDKFEPKKALKTTWEAGLGLGTVLIVVGGVVSGIFTATESAAIAVVYAFIITFFVYREIPISEFWYILGRSVKTLSIVMILVATASAFGWIIAYLKIPAYLTESILGFSENKYVVLMIINVLLLFLGMVMDMASLILILAPILLPIVTAVGVDPVHFGVIMILNLGVGLITPPVGSTLFIGSAIAGIKIERLSKAMIPFYIVILATLMAVTYIPEISLFIPTLFMR, from the coding sequence ATGATAACTGACCCAACTGCAGTGGCTCTCTTAATAGGCACCTTTTTCATATTAATTGTGTTGGGTGTTCATATTGCCTTTGCCATAGGTGTGGCAACTGTTATAACAACTATATATATTGGCATACCGCTAATGACTGTGGCACAAAACATGGTAAAAGGAATAAATGTTTATGCAATAATGGCAGTCCCCTTTTTCATTGTTGCCGGTGAGATTATGGGTTCGGGGGGTATTTCCAGAAGACTGATTGAACTGTCAAATGCTTTAATAGGTTGGGTTAGAGGCGGTTTGGCAATGGTTAATATCATGGCAAGCATGTTCTTTGGAGGAATTTCTGGCTCATCTGCTGCTGATACCTCTTCTATAGGTTCAGTGCTGATTCCCATGATGAAAAAGGCTGGCTATGATGGGGAATTCTCTACTGCAGTGACCATGACCAGCTCAGTACAGGGAATATTGATCCCTCCCAGTCACAACATGGTTTTGTTCGCCTTAGTAGTTGGTGGAGTATCCATAGGGGAATTATTCCTGGCTGGACTAGTTCCAGGGCTGTTTTTGGGATTAGTTTTAATGATATTTGTTTACTTCATTTCTAAAAAACGAAACTATCCCATGGGAGACAAGTTCGAGCCCAAAAAGGCATTAAAAACTACTTGGGAGGCTGGCTTAGGTTTAGGAACAGTTCTTATTGTTGTAGGGGGAGTTGTATCAGGAATTTTTACTGCAACTGAATCTGCAGCTATAGCTGTAGTCTATGCCTTTATAATTACATTCTTTGTGTATAGGGAAATACCCATTTCGGAGTTTTGGTATATTCTAGGAAGAAGTGTTAAGACCCTATCAATTGTAATGATACTTGTGGCAACGGCAAGCGCTTTTGGATGGATTATAGCTTATCTAAAGATTCCTGCTTATCTTACAGAAAGCATACTGGGTTTCTCTGAAAACAAATATGTTGTTCTGATGATTATTAATGTATTATTACTTTTTTTAGGCATGGTAATGGATATGGCCTCTCTAATCCTAATTTTGGCGCCTATCTTATTACCCATAGTAACTGCAGTTGGTGTTGATCCGGTGCACTTTGGTGTAATCATGATATTAAATCTTGGTGTTGGCTTAATAACTCCTCCAGTTGGCAGCACTTTATTTATAGGTAGTGCCATAGCTGGAATTAAGATAGAAAGGCTTTCAAAGGCCATGATACCCTTTTATATAGTCATTCTTGCCACACTCATGGCTGTTACCTATATTCCTGAAATATCATTGTTCATTCCAACACTATTTATGAGATAA